One Mycolicibacterium pulveris genomic region harbors:
- the ftsE gene encoding cell division ATP-binding protein FtsE, giving the protein MITLDRVSKQYKSSARPALDNVSVKIDKGEFVFLIGPSGSGKSTFMRLLLAEETPTSGDIRVSKFHVNKLPGRHIPGLRQVIGCVFQDFRLLQQKTVFENVAFALEVIGKRAEVINRVVPDVLEMVGLSGKANRLPAELSGGEQQRVAIARAFVNRPLVLLADEPTGNLDPETSKDIMDLLERINRTGTTVLMATHDHHIVDSMRQRVVELELGRLIRDEQRGVYGMDR; this is encoded by the coding sequence GTGATCACCCTCGATCGAGTTTCCAAGCAGTACAAGTCGTCGGCGCGCCCCGCGCTCGACAACGTTTCAGTCAAGATCGACAAGGGCGAGTTCGTCTTCTTGATCGGCCCGTCGGGCTCGGGCAAGTCGACGTTCATGCGGTTGTTGCTGGCCGAGGAGACGCCGACGAGCGGTGACATCCGCGTCTCCAAGTTCCACGTCAACAAGCTGCCCGGCAGGCACATCCCCGGCCTGCGCCAGGTGATCGGCTGCGTGTTCCAGGATTTCCGGCTGCTGCAGCAGAAGACGGTGTTCGAAAACGTCGCATTCGCGCTCGAGGTGATCGGCAAGCGCGCCGAGGTGATCAACCGGGTGGTGCCCGACGTGTTGGAGATGGTCGGGCTGTCCGGCAAGGCCAACCGGCTGCCCGCCGAGCTGTCCGGTGGTGAGCAGCAGCGCGTGGCCATCGCCAGGGCGTTCGTCAACCGGCCGCTGGTGCTGCTGGCCGACGAGCCCACGGGCAACCTCGACCCAGAGACCAGTAAGGACATCATGGATCTGCTTGAGCGCATCAACCGCACGGGCACGACGGTGCTGATGGCCACCCACGACCATCACATCGTCGACTCGATGCGTCAGCGCGTCGTCGAACTCGAACTGGGCAGGCTCATTCGCGACGAGCAGCGCGGCGTCTACGGAATGGACCGCTAG
- the smpB gene encoding SsrA-binding protein SmpB, protein MAKKAAKKADPSRSGNNKVIATNRKARHNYSILETFEAGIQLVGTEVKSLREGHASLTDAFATIDDGEVWLRNVHIPEYHHGSWTNHPPRRNRKLLLHRREIDRLIGRIRDGNLTLVPLSLYFSDGKVKVELALARGKEARDKRQDLARRDAQREITRELGRRAKGMP, encoded by the coding sequence ATGGCCAAGAAAGCCGCCAAGAAAGCCGACCCGTCGCGGTCCGGCAACAACAAGGTCATCGCGACGAACCGCAAAGCGCGGCACAACTATTCGATACTGGAGACCTTCGAGGCCGGGATCCAGCTGGTCGGCACCGAGGTCAAAAGCCTGCGCGAGGGTCATGCGTCACTGACCGACGCGTTCGCCACCATCGACGACGGCGAGGTGTGGCTGCGCAACGTGCACATCCCTGAATATCACCACGGCAGCTGGACCAACCACCCGCCGCGGCGAAACCGCAAACTGTTGTTGCACCGCAGAGAGATTGACCGGCTGATCGGCCGGATCCGCGACGGCAACCTCACGTTGGTGCCGCTGTCGCTGTACTTCTCCGACGGCAAGGTCAAGGTCGAGTTGGCGTTGGCCCGCGGCAAGGAGGCCCGCGACAAACGTCAAGACCTGGCCCGCCGCGACGCGCAGCGCGAGATCACCCGCGAGCTGGGCCGCCGCGCCAAAGGTATGCCCTAG
- a CDS encoding maleylpyruvate isomerase family mycothiol-dependent enzyme: MSTSRQPTILDKSAVLTGLFGVWDDVAALGAGLDDAQWQAPTALPGWSVRDVVAHLIGVESMLQGRDTPDADVDVSTLEHVRNDIGAMNERWVRQLRRISPAELLEQFRSITADRREALTALSDDDWNAVTMTPAGPDSYGRFMRVRVFDCWMHEHDIRDAIGQPASETELVRPAAELALDEVAASMGFVVGKLGGAPDGARVSIELTGPLARTINVAVAGRAQVVDDFGAEQPTSTIRLDGLLFTRLAGGRTPLDHDAITYSGDEAVGRRIVEHLNYVI; the protein is encoded by the coding sequence GTGAGTACTTCGCGCCAACCGACCATCCTCGACAAATCCGCCGTGCTGACCGGGCTGTTCGGGGTCTGGGACGACGTCGCCGCGCTCGGGGCCGGCCTGGACGACGCGCAGTGGCAGGCGCCGACCGCGCTGCCCGGATGGAGCGTGCGCGACGTCGTCGCCCACCTCATCGGGGTGGAGTCCATGCTGCAGGGGCGCGACACCCCCGACGCCGACGTCGACGTGTCCACGCTCGAACACGTGCGCAACGACATCGGCGCGATGAACGAACGCTGGGTCCGCCAGCTGCGGCGGATCAGCCCCGCCGAGCTGCTCGAGCAGTTCCGCTCGATCACGGCCGACCGCCGCGAGGCGCTGACGGCGCTGTCCGACGACGACTGGAACGCCGTCACCATGACACCGGCCGGCCCGGACAGCTACGGCCGGTTCATGCGGGTGCGGGTGTTCGACTGCTGGATGCACGAGCACGACATCCGCGACGCGATCGGCCAACCGGCTTCGGAGACCGAACTGGTGCGGCCCGCGGCCGAGCTGGCGCTTGACGAGGTGGCGGCCAGCATGGGTTTCGTGGTGGGCAAGCTGGGCGGGGCGCCCGACGGGGCACGGGTGTCGATCGAGCTGACCGGACCGCTTGCCCGCACGATCAACGTCGCGGTCGCGGGCAGGGCACAGGTGGTCGACGACTTCGGTGCCGAGCAGCCCACGTCCACGATCCGGCTCGACGGGCTGCTGTTCACCCGGCTGGCCGGTGGCCGCACCCCACTGGATCACGACGCCATCACCTACAGCGGCGACGAGGCCGTCGGCCGGCGCATCGTCGAGCACCTCAACTACGTGATCTGA
- the ftsX gene encoding permease-like cell division protein FtsX — MRFGFLINEVLTGFRRNVTMTVAMILTTAISIGLFGGGLLVLRLADQSRAIYLDRVESQVFLTDDVSANDPTCDADPCQALREQIENRDDVRSVRFLNRDQAYDDAIAKFPQYKDVAGREAFPASFIVKLENPEEHREFDEAMVGQPGVLNVLNQKDLIDRLFAVLDGLSNAAFAIALVQAVGAVLLIANMVQVAAYTRRTEIGIMRLVGASRWYTQLPFLVEAMLAAFIGVIIAIIGLILVRALFLENALNQFYQANLIAQVDYADVLYFSAPFMLFLGLAMSGITAYITLRLYIRR; from the coding sequence GTGCGCTTCGGCTTCCTGATCAACGAAGTCCTGACCGGATTTCGTCGCAACGTCACCATGACGGTGGCGATGATCCTGACCACCGCGATCTCGATCGGCCTGTTCGGTGGCGGCCTGCTGGTGCTGCGGCTGGCCGACCAGTCCCGCGCCATCTATCTCGACCGGGTGGAGAGCCAGGTCTTCTTGACCGACGACGTCTCGGCCAACGACCCGACCTGCGACGCCGACCCGTGCCAGGCGCTGCGTGAGCAGATCGAGAACCGCGACGACGTGCGGTCCGTGCGCTTTCTCAACCGCGACCAGGCGTACGACGACGCCATCGCGAAGTTCCCGCAGTACAAGGACGTCGCCGGCCGCGAGGCGTTTCCCGCGTCGTTCATCGTCAAGCTGGAGAACCCCGAGGAGCACCGCGAGTTCGACGAGGCCATGGTCGGCCAGCCCGGCGTGCTCAACGTGCTCAACCAGAAGGACCTGATCGACCGGCTGTTCGCCGTCCTGGACGGGCTGTCCAACGCGGCGTTCGCCATCGCGTTGGTGCAGGCCGTCGGTGCGGTGTTGTTGATCGCCAACATGGTCCAGGTCGCGGCGTACACCCGTCGCACCGAGATCGGCATCATGCGGCTGGTGGGCGCCAGCCGCTGGTACACCCAGCTGCCGTTCCTGGTGGAGGCGATGCTCGCGGCGTTCATCGGCGTGATCATCGCGATCATCGGGCTGATACTGGTGCGCGCGTTGTTCCTGGAGAACGCGCTCAACCAGTTCTACCAAGCCAACCTGATCGCGCAGGTCGACTACGCCGACGTGCTGTACTTCAGCGCCCCGTTCATGTTGTTCTTGGGGCTGGCGATGTCGGGCATCACGGCCTACATCACGCTGCGGCTCTATATTCGACGCTGA
- a CDS encoding CocE/NonD family hydrolase codes for MSASRHVGRVGALAVALGLGVAVVTGTGVAWAEPGNESSTSDSGPERSVGSGETNDAAEQDGRPDSDTVTETDPADDEETGSAATERFEPPDDPAIDETLVVEVDPADDNAPVRRGGKSDSASSEQTEAPDAPAIDEAPDPATDETPDPAIDETPDPEIGEADDVAAPVLSRQVSVPVPPPAPEQPEPEADAPVDAPISLPRLVADLAGGTLFGTGPGAPIDSPAVWALLAFTRREIALQPTALTVAPAQAPATTSLFVGGNPISVLPVVPELVDGVIRGDVDAVDASGLPLTYTVVGAPSAGGKVLLDRQTGEFSFLPYGTVVSSGGTEKFGVLIAETTPFTAFLQGLPIVGAFVPSIVTALHQAPILNVLLSPLIGHSATVTVNVDVGALAPGDTPVAFTVHVLSFDGTPISTNFFPASGLQGGQTAPTVLNGPGLGSAGNIDPDSEWDITGLVPGLVPLRDAGYNVITWDPRGEHASGGVLQLDSPFFEGRDVSAIIDWAIAQGATTVVAGDPLLGMVGGSYGGGIQLVTAGIDDRVDAIVPGIAWNSLNEALYPNQAFKTSMASLLLLDLVTTGARINGQIYAGILSGALFGFLTPSAQALLASSGPTVLVNNITAPTLLVQGTVDVLFTLRQSVTNAQMLAANGVPVKMIWYCGGHGVCLDPVDLDYQDAMVMTATLAWLDQYVKGDPEMPADDIPRFQFVDQNGDFYSSDLFPFDPGFAGTALVSSGAGGLLAIAPVIGGSGPQTLIPFPYALPSAAPARNALSLTVPAPSPTETTRIVGAPELTLTYQGLGTGRFVYAQLVDDATGLVVGNLVSPIPVILDGRTRTVTVPMESVVYTMEPGDSLTLQVTSSATAYENFLAFGAVNVSEVQLSLPTVAPGVLAPEFASAVASAPGCSAERCHPTLPDLVQGLIPA; via the coding sequence GTGAGCGCTTCTCGGCATGTCGGACGTGTGGGAGCCTTGGCGGTCGCGTTGGGCCTGGGCGTGGCGGTGGTCACCGGGACGGGGGTGGCGTGGGCCGAGCCGGGCAACGAATCGTCGACCTCGGACTCGGGGCCGGAGCGTTCGGTCGGTTCGGGCGAAACGAACGATGCGGCCGAACAGGACGGCCGGCCTGACAGCGACACCGTCACCGAAACCGACCCGGCCGACGACGAGGAGACGGGCTCGGCCGCGACGGAGCGGTTCGAGCCGCCGGACGACCCGGCGATCGACGAAACCCTCGTCGTCGAAGTGGATCCCGCCGACGACAATGCCCCGGTACGTCGCGGCGGGAAAAGCGATTCAGCCTCGTCGGAGCAGACCGAGGCGCCGGACGCCCCGGCGATCGACGAAGCCCCCGACCCGGCGACCGACGAAACCCCCGACCCGGCGATCGACGAAACCCCCGATCCGGAGATCGGCGAGGCCGACGACGTCGCGGCGCCCGTGCTGTCGCGGCAGGTGTCCGTGCCGGTGCCGCCGCCGGCGCCGGAGCAGCCCGAGCCCGAGGCCGACGCACCCGTCGACGCGCCGATCTCGTTACCCCGGTTGGTCGCCGACCTGGCCGGCGGCACGCTGTTCGGCACCGGCCCGGGCGCGCCCATCGACTCGCCGGCGGTCTGGGCGTTGCTGGCCTTCACCCGGCGTGAAATCGCCCTGCAGCCAACCGCTCTCACCGTCGCGCCGGCACAGGCGCCGGCTACCACCAGTCTGTTCGTCGGCGGCAACCCGATCAGTGTGTTGCCGGTGGTTCCGGAGCTGGTGGACGGCGTCATCCGGGGCGACGTCGACGCCGTGGATGCCAGTGGGCTACCGCTGACCTATACCGTCGTCGGTGCACCCAGCGCGGGCGGCAAGGTGCTGCTCGATCGGCAGACCGGCGAGTTCAGCTTCCTGCCGTACGGCACCGTCGTCAGCTCCGGGGGGACCGAAAAGTTCGGCGTGCTGATCGCCGAGACCACACCGTTCACCGCGTTCCTGCAGGGGCTGCCGATCGTGGGCGCGTTCGTCCCGAGCATCGTGACCGCGCTGCATCAGGCGCCGATCCTCAACGTGCTGCTGAGCCCGCTGATCGGCCATTCGGCGACGGTGACGGTCAACGTCGACGTCGGCGCGCTCGCCCCGGGGGACACCCCGGTGGCGTTCACCGTCCACGTGCTGTCGTTTGACGGCACGCCCATCAGCACCAACTTCTTCCCGGCTTCCGGGCTGCAGGGCGGTCAGACCGCGCCGACGGTCCTCAACGGCCCGGGCCTCGGTTCGGCCGGAAACATCGATCCGGACTCGGAGTGGGACATCACCGGCCTGGTGCCCGGTCTGGTCCCGCTGCGCGACGCCGGCTACAACGTCATCACCTGGGATCCGCGCGGGGAGCACGCCTCGGGCGGCGTCCTGCAGCTGGACTCGCCGTTCTTCGAGGGTCGCGACGTCTCCGCCATCATCGACTGGGCGATCGCCCAGGGCGCCACCACCGTCGTCGCGGGCGATCCGCTGCTCGGCATGGTGGGGGGCTCGTACGGTGGCGGCATCCAGCTGGTCACTGCCGGCATCGACGACCGCGTCGACGCGATCGTGCCCGGCATCGCGTGGAATTCGCTCAACGAAGCCCTCTACCCGAACCAGGCGTTCAAGACCAGCATGGCGTCGCTGTTGCTGCTCGACCTGGTGACCACCGGCGCCCGCATCAACGGTCAGATCTACGCCGGCATCCTCAGCGGCGCGTTGTTCGGCTTCCTCACCCCCAGCGCCCAGGCCCTGCTGGCCAGCAGCGGGCCCACGGTGTTGGTCAACAACATCACCGCGCCGACCTTGTTGGTCCAGGGCACCGTCGACGTGTTGTTCACGCTGCGGCAATCGGTCACCAACGCGCAGATGCTGGCCGCCAATGGGGTGCCGGTGAAGATGATCTGGTACTGCGGCGGCCACGGTGTCTGCCTGGATCCGGTCGATCTCGACTATCAGGACGCGATGGTCATGACCGCCACGCTCGCCTGGCTCGACCAATACGTGAAGGGCGACCCGGAGATGCCCGCCGACGATATCCCGCGGTTCCAGTTCGTCGACCAGAACGGGGACTTCTACTCGTCGGATCTGTTCCCGTTCGACCCGGGGTTCGCCGGCACCGCCCTTGTCTCCTCGGGCGCCGGCGGACTGCTGGCGATCGCCCCCGTCATCGGCGGCTCGGGACCGCAGACTCTCATTCCCTTCCCGTATGCGCTGCCGTCGGCCGCCCCGGCCAGAAACGCGCTGAGCCTCACGGTGCCTGCGCCGTCGCCGACCGAGACCACCCGGATCGTGGGCGCGCCGGAGCTCACCCTCACCTATCAGGGGCTCGGCACCGGCCGGTTCGTCTACGCCCAGCTCGTCGACGACGCGACCGGCCTGGTGGTCGGCAATCTGGTCTCACCCATCCCCGTGATCCTCGACGGACGCACCCGCACCGTCACCGTCCCGATGGAAAGCGTGGTGTACACCATGGAGCCGGGGGACTCGCTGACGTTGCAGGTGACCAGTTCGGCCACCGCCTACGAGAACTTCCTGGCGTTCGGGGCGGTCAACGTGTCCGAGGTGCAGCTGTCGTTGCCGACCGTCGCCCCGGGTGTGCTCGCGCCCGAGTTCGCCTCTGCCGTCGCGTCGGCACCGGGATGTTCGGCCGAGCGGTGTCATCCGACGCTGCCGGACCTCGTCCAGGGGCTCATCCCCGCCTGA
- a CDS encoding mechanosensitive ion channel family protein: MTSSGYLAFSPPQGWHDFWHGPIGEWILTKGLRITLLLISAVLAARFINWAAMRVTRRLEEGFQTGENLVRTEASKHRQAVASVISWVSIVLLFVVVAMQITNILDVPVGSLVAPAAVLGAALGFGAQKLVQDLLAGFFIITEKQYGFGDLVQVNMLGAPDAAEGTVEEVTLRVTKLRTSDGEVFTVPNGNIVRSLNMSKDWARAVVDIPIPVTADLNRVNEVLQEVGGAATEDRMLKDLLLDQPSLMGVESIGLDNVNLRMVARTLPGKQFEAGRRLRVLVVRALGKAGVVTPTESTPVVEGLPHTARSSERSGG, from the coding sequence ATGACGAGTAGCGGTTATCTCGCGTTCTCGCCGCCCCAGGGCTGGCATGACTTCTGGCACGGTCCCATCGGCGAATGGATCCTGACCAAAGGGCTGCGGATCACGCTGCTGTTGATCAGCGCGGTGCTGGCGGCCCGCTTCATCAACTGGGCGGCGATGCGGGTCACCCGCCGGCTCGAGGAGGGCTTCCAGACCGGCGAGAACCTGGTGCGGACGGAGGCCTCCAAGCACCGCCAGGCGGTCGCCTCGGTGATCTCCTGGGTGTCGATCGTGCTGCTGTTCGTGGTGGTCGCCATGCAGATCACCAACATCCTCGACGTGCCGGTCGGCTCGCTGGTGGCCCCGGCGGCGGTGCTGGGTGCCGCGCTCGGCTTCGGCGCCCAGAAACTGGTGCAGGACCTGCTGGCGGGGTTCTTCATCATCACCGAAAAGCAGTACGGCTTCGGCGATCTGGTGCAGGTGAACATGCTGGGCGCCCCCGACGCCGCGGAGGGCACGGTCGAAGAGGTCACGCTGCGGGTGACCAAGCTGCGCACCAGCGACGGCGAGGTGTTCACCGTCCCCAACGGCAACATCGTGCGCTCGTTGAACATGTCCAAGGATTGGGCGCGCGCGGTGGTCGACATCCCGATTCCGGTGACCGCCGACCTCAACCGGGTCAACGAGGTGCTCCAGGAGGTCGGCGGCGCGGCCACCGAGGACCGCATGCTCAAAGACCTGCTGCTCGACCAACCGTCGCTGATGGGGGTGGAGAGCATCGGGCTCGACAACGTGAACCTGCGCATGGTCGCGCGCACCCTGCCCGGCAAGCAGTTCGAGGCCGGCCGGCGACTGCGGGTGCTGGTGGTGCGGGCACTGGGTAAGGCCGGCGTGGTCACCCCCACCGAATCGACGCCGGTGGTGGAGGGTCTGCCTCACACCGCTCGATCGTCGGAGCGATCCGGTGGCTGA